The genomic DNA GACACTTCTGCACTTCACTGACGTCACAAACTAAAAGCTGTGCCAGAGATGGAGAGATCAGCTGCTGAGGATCTGTGTTCCCACATTCACTTACTTACTTCACAACGTGCAGCTTTAAACGTGACGATAAACATGAACGACgtgacagaaatgtcacagCGCTAACTGCTGGGAACCTGTTAGTTTGAACAGGTAAAGGTCAGTGCTGACATGTGCATCCTTGTCTTTGCTCTGCAGGCGTCAAACATGCTGCACCTCCTGGAGACCTCCACAACAAGCAAACTCTTCCTCGTTTCTTCTACAAACCTCttcttcgtcctcctcttcctgggTTCCTCTGGTGTTTCCGGAGCGTCTTTCAGAGACACAAAACTGTGGGGGAGTGAATCCGGCTCCCAGAGAGGAAATGCCCACACGGCTCCTAACGTGGACATGATAAAAGCTTTGGAGTACATCGAGAGCCTCCGTCAGAGAACAGGCACAgactcgcagcagcagcagcagcagcagcagcagcagcagcagcagcagcagcacggcgCTCTCGCTGCAGGTTACGACCCCAGCGACATGGATGATGCAGAGGAGCTGCGGGCCATGCTGAGACTAGCTTCCAACCCCATGCAGAGTAAagatgacgaggaggaggaggaggaggaggaggaggaaggtgacGAGGGCAGGGAGGACAAGAGTGCAGAGCTCCTGCAGGCCGTGCTCAGCACACTCCAGCAGGCGGAAAAGGCCTCAAAGCCACTTTCACTTCGCCCCAGCGCAGACGAAGAAGACACGAGAGACAACTCGCACCGCAGAGGACAACAGAAGCAGCACGGCATCCCCCTCCACAAGAAGCTGCCCCTGATGTttgaggacgaggaggagggtgaggaagaggagggtgaggCGCCAGGTTTGAGGCACTTGAAACGCACCAACGAGAACGTGGAGGAGAAGTACACGCCCCAGAATCTCGCCACGCTGCAGTCTGTGTTTGACGAACTGGACAAGATGacgaggtcaaaggtcatgcaCAAGCGCCAagacgatgatgaggaggaagagggcgatgatgatgatgatgatgatgatgatgatggtgtgtttAATGTGAGGAATGTGGCGTACGATGACGTGGGCAGAGATCTGGCGCTGGACTGGAGTCTGCTGCAGGAACAGGACGAGGACAACaaagaggacgaggacgacAAACACGACGTCGACCGAGAGCTCGATTATGTTGACGACAACGATGAAGATgtggatgaggatgatgaaggggaggaggatgagaatTATCCAGTCAAGAGGTCAAAGGTTCCAGATGATGATGCCAACCTGGTGGACTATTACCTGCTGAAAGTGCTGgagaaaacagaggaggaggagcagaagcgAGAGCtagaggtggaggaagaggaggagcaggagagggcTGAGAGGAGAGCGGCGGCTCAGACTCTGTACAGAGATGACATCTTTCCCCGAACCATCTACGAGTTCATTCAGATCTCCCAAAAATACAAGATTCCTCCTGAAGACCTGATGGACATGTTGAAAAGTGGACGAACGACGTATCAAGCCCCGTCACAACAGATCAGCAAATTATCCAGAGTGCAAAACAAGCTCTCCCAGATCAAGAAGATGCACGCGCTTCCTGAGGCGAGGTTCTCCAGCAGACGTCTGCCGGTCAGCAGGAAATCCCCAGAGCAGCTGAGGACGGAGGCAATCCTCAGAGTCCTGGGGTTGGACGGCACAGAGGAGCGCGCTCCTGtcaggaaacagcagcagtcacGACTTCACGCTCAGCCTGCCCGGCGTTTGGGGGAATCAGCTCCCACACAAAGACGCTTCCCCGGCACGTTAAAGGACAACGGCGACGACACCATGGACGAGGATGAGCTGGCGGCGTATCTGACAGCACAGATGCCAGCACAGTTCCTGAAGCCCACGTACAAGGCGGCGGTGGCGAGCCAAAAGCGTGACGACGGCGGGGAGAGCGTGACGGGCTCTTTTGAGCAGAACATACAGGATTATTTTGATCATGGGGACTCAGAGAAAAGCCCCGAGGAAAAGAGACAATCTGAGGACGAGGACAGGAGCGCTGGCTTTGAGAACGAGGCGGTGATCAAACTGCTGAGCTTCCTAAACCCAGAGACAACTGAGGAAACTGA from Solea senegalensis isolate Sse05_10M unplaced genomic scaffold, IFAPA_SoseM_1 scf7180000014161, whole genome shotgun sequence includes the following:
- the scg2a gene encoding secretogranin-2 isoform X1, with protein sequence MLHLLETSTTSKLFLVSSTNLFFVLLFLGSSGVSGASFRDTKLWGSESGSQRGNAHTAPNVDMIKALEYIESLRQRTGTDSQQQQQQQQQQQQQQQHGALAAGYDPSDMDDAEELRAMLRLASNPMQSKDDEEEEEEEEEEGDEGREDKSAELLQAVLSTLQQAEKASKPLSLRPSADEEDTRDNSHRRGQQKQHGIPLHKKLPLMFEDEEEGEEEEGEAPGLRHLKRTNENVEEKYTPQNLATLQSVFDELDKMTRSKVMHKRQDDDEEEEGDDDDDDDDDDGVFNVRNVAYDDVGRDLALDWSLLQEQDEDNKEDEDDKHDVDRELDYVDDNDEDVDEDDEGEEDENYPVKRSKVPDDDANLVDYYLLKVLEKTEEEEQKRELEVEEEEEQERAERRAAAQTLYRDDIFPRTIYEFIQISQKYKIPPEDLMDMLKSGRTTYQAPSQQISKLSRVQNKLSQIKKMHALPEARFSSRRLPVSRKSPEQLRTEAILRVLGLDGTEERAPVRKQQQSRLHAQPARRLGESAPTQRRFPGTLKDNGDDTMDEDELAAYLTAQMPAQFLKPTYKAAVASQKRDDGGESVTGSFEQNIQDYFDHGDSEKSPEEKRQSEDEDRSAGFENEAVIKLLSFLNPETTEETDTDAKTVQK
- the scg2a gene encoding secretogranin-2 isoform X2; its protein translation is MLHLLETSTTSKLFLVSSTNLFFVLLFLGSSGVSGASFRDTKLWGSESGSQRGNAHTAPNVDMIKALEYIESLRQRTGTDSQQQHGALAAGYDPSDMDDAEELRAMLRLASNPMQSKDDEEEEEEEEEEGDEGREDKSAELLQAVLSTLQQAEKASKPLSLRPSADEEDTRDNSHRRGQQKQHGIPLHKKLPLMFEDEEEGEEEEGEAPGLRHLKRTNENVEEKYTPQNLATLQSVFDELDKMTRSKVMHKRQDDDEEEEGDDDDDDDDDDGVFNVRNVAYDDVGRDLALDWSLLQEQDEDNKEDEDDKHDVDRELDYVDDNDEDVDEDDEGEEDENYPVKRSKVPDDDANLVDYYLLKVLEKTEEEEQKRELEVEEEEEQERAERRAAAQTLYRDDIFPRTIYEFIQISQKYKIPPEDLMDMLKSGRTTYQAPSQQISKLSRVQNKLSQIKKMHALPEARFSSRRLPVSRKSPEQLRTEAILRVLGLDGTEERAPVRKQQQSRLHAQPARRLGESAPTQRRFPGTLKDNGDDTMDEDELAAYLTAQMPAQFLKPTYKAAVASQKRDDGGESVTGSFEQNIQDYFDHGDSEKSPEEKRQSEDEDRSAGFENEAVIKLLSFLNPETTEETDTDAKTVQK